From one Humulus lupulus chromosome 8, drHumLupu1.1, whole genome shotgun sequence genomic stretch:
- the LOC133795178 gene encoding protein FAR1-RELATED SEQUENCE 5-like → MANAIKVVMPQLVHRLCAWHLQANLTSNAPHPVFKAKFKEILYQYCTEEQFEDTWNNMVSEFHLQESRWAKTTYANRKSWAECFLRGNFFAGLTTTQRSELINSYLSHFLTSKLKLRDLVGQVDAAIPNIRHTEREDDFISNHTSPSIPTNVLHQYYQQVASILTRTMYKKVAEQISSALSYSVDSADVTVNSRSYYLTCFPKGLVQSQVNYDTDHGHINCTCMIFESDGIPCRHIFAVMKHLNIPCIPDFLFKGRLRKDAKSSVELNGFPHSRVPADVLVCTRWGSLTSRFNAMGYFATKQSDTYEEAMNEMSRLEEKFKSMCFKFCNQFGDANIDQNENHSHPSNRVIRDPALIRTKGREPNKNSKGKEKEHDNKVANKRRCRNCNELGHNKATCKVQPQIQMTQQFQPFSKFPSTEASVCCGFFQPGESNDDGNNDTSTPW, encoded by the coding sequence ATGGCAAACGCAATAAAGGTAGTCATGCCGCAGTTAGTCCACCGTTTGTGTGCGTGGCACCTTCAAGCCAACTTAACCAGCAATGCACCTCACCCAGTTTTCAAGGCAAAATTCAAAGAGATCCTTTATCAATATTGTACCGAGGAACAGTTTGAGGATACATGGAACAATATGGTCTCAGAATTCCATCTTCAAGAAAGTCGCTGGGCAAAAACAACTTACGCCAACCGTAAAAGTTGGGCTGAGTGTTTCCTTCGGGGAAACTTCTTCGCGGGTCTTACAACCACCCAAAGGTCCGAGTTAATCAATTCCTACCTATCGCACTTCCTAACGAGCAAACTTAAGCTTAGGGATCTTGTCGGCCAAGTTGATGCAGCCATACCGAACATTCGCCACACCGAAAGGGAGGATGACTTCATCAGTAACCACACTTCGCCCAGTATACCAACAAACGTCCTCCACCAGTACTACCAACAAGTAGCCTCCATTCTTACCAGGACCATGTACAAAAAAGTGGCAGAGCAAATCAGTAGTGCTCTTTCATACTCAGTTGACTCTGCAGATGTAACAGTTAACAGTCGGTCGTACTACTTGACATGTTTCCCAAAAGGACTAGTACAGAGTCAAGTGAACTACGACACTGACCATGGACACATCAATTGTACATGTATGATATTCGAGTCCGATGGAATTCCATGTCGTCATATATTCGCTGTTATGAAGCACTTGAACATACCTTGCATTCCAGACTTTCTGTTTAAGGGTAGATTGAGGAAGGATGCTAAGAGCTCGGTTGAATTGAATGGTTTCCCCCATTCTAGGGTGCCCGCTGATGTGTTGGTATGTACAAGATGGGGATCATTAACATCACGATTCAATGCAATGGGATACTTTGCGACCAAGCAAAGCGACACTTACGAAGAGGCCATGAATGAGATGTCTCGGTTGGAGGAGAAATTTAAGTCAATGTGCTTCAAATTTTGTAATCAATTCGGTGACGCAAACATTGATCAAAATGAGAACCACTCCCACCCATCTAATAGAGTGATCCGAGATCCAGCTTTAATTCGGACTAAGGGGAGGGAACCTAATAAAAATTCAAAAGGAAAGGAGAAGGAGCATGATAACAAGGTGGCTAACAAGAGAAGATGCAGAAACTGCAACGAGTTAGGGCACAACAAGGCAACTTGCAAAGTTCAACCTCAAATTCAAATGACGCAACAATTTCAACCATTTTCTAAGTTTCCATCCACAGAAGCAAGTGTATGTTGTGGCTTCTTCCAGCCTGGAGAAAGCAATGACGATGGCAATAATGACACATCTACACCATGGTAA